A window of Roseateles sp. XES5 genomic DNA:
ATCATCGCCGACGCGCTGCCGGCCGGCGCCTACCAGTTCCAGGCGCAGCTTTCCAACGGCGTGCGCCCCGACTGCACGATCCGCATGCCGAACGGCCAGCCGCCGCTCGTCGTCGATGCGAAGTTCCCGCTGGAGGCGTGGAACGCGCTGTCGGACGGACGTTCCCCGGAAGCCGCCAAGCTCGCCGCCCACCAGTTCCGCCGCGACATGGAGGTGCATATCCGCGATATCGCGGAAAAGTACCTGCTCGTCGGCGAGACCCAGGATACCGCCTTCCTCTTCGTGCCGTCGGAATCGATCTTCGCCAGCATCCACGAGAATTTCGAGGCCGTCGTGCAGCGGGCGCACCGGGCGCGTATCGTCATCGTCTCCCCCTCGCTGCTGATGCTCTCCGTGCAGGTGCTGCAGGCGCTCCTGAAGGACCAGCGCATGCGCGAGCAGGCGCATGTCATCCAGGGCGAAGTGACGCGGCTGATGGACGATCTGACGCGGCTCGACGACCGGGTGCGCAAGCTGCACGGCCATTTCACGTCGGCGCAGAAAGACGTCGATCTCATCCTCACCTCGACGGAGAAACTGGCGCGGCGCGGCGCGCGCATCGGCGAGCTGGAATTCGAGACGGTTTCGGCGCTTTCCCAGCCGACGGAGAAGGCCGCGGAGGGCCGGGCGGGGTCCTTGCGGCTGAGGGTAGTTGACGAGGACTAAGCGCCTCGGGCAGTGTCCGCCGGAAACGACAAGGGGCTTTCTCATGATCACCGTCTTCGGTTCCATCAACATGGACCTCATCGCCACGCCGGAACGCCTGCCAAAACCGGGCGAGACGGTGATCGGCACCAGCTTCACCACCGCCGCCGGCGGCAAGGGCGCCAACCAGGCGCTCGCCGCTCGCCGCGCGGGCTCCATCGTGCGCATGGCCGGTGCCGTCGGCGACGACCGTCTCGGTAGCCAGGCGCTCGCGCTGCTCGCCGATGCGGCCGTCGACCTCAACGGCGTGCGCTCCGCGGCGGAGGCGACCGGCACCGCCCATATCCTCGTTGCCGAGGACGACGGCGAGAACGTCATCGTCGTCGTGCCCGGCGCCAACGGCACCGTCACCGAGGAGGACGCAAAGCGCACGGTCGGCGCCATGACGCGCGGCGACTACCTCATGCTGCAGTTCGAAATCCCCAATGCCTCCATCGAAGCCGCGCTCGTCGCCGCCAAGGCCCGGGGCGTCACCTCGGTCGTCAACATCGCGCCCTTCAGCCCGGACGCGCGCCGCCTGGGTGCGATGGCCGACATTCTCGTCGCCAACGAGACGGAGTTCGACCTCTTCGTCGGCAAGGGTGAACTCTCCGCAGAGACGCGTGAGGCGACCATGCGGGCGCTGCACGGCGCAAGCGGCCAGACGATCATCGTGACGCTCGGCGCCGACGGCGTCATCGCCATCCGCAAGGGCGAGATCTTCCGCGCCGACGGCCTTGTCATCGAGCCCGTCGATACGGTCGGGGCCGGCGATACGTTCTGCGGCTATCTCGCCGCCTCGCTCGATGCCGGCCTTGCCTTCAAGGATGCGCTGCGCCGCGCGGCAGTCGCCGGCTCGCTCGCCTGCCTCAAGCCCGGCGCCCAGCCGTCCATCCCCTTCGCCTCCGCCGTCGACGCGGAAGTCTGAGGCCGCTTCGCAAATGGAGCACAGGGCGTCGCATTGACCGCGACGCCTGAAAATTCAGCCTGTTGCGTCGACACGCCGGGCAATGCTTGGTTCTTTATTAATATTTTATCGGTTACTGAAGTCCTGAAACGCCGCGCCCTTGACGGGTGCGGCCCGTTTCCGGCGCTGGTCGCGCGCCCTGCCCTCCATGATGGAGACCCCCGCAAACGAATGTGCCCCTTCGCGGCCGTCGCCGCGGACGTCTCTCATGGTGAGGATTTCATGTTCAAGTTCAAGGCCAAGTCGCTCGCGACGAAGCTCATCGCGGTCACGGGCGGTACCATCGCCCTGGTGATGCTCGCCTCCAACACCGTTCTCATCGGCCAGACCCAGGGCCGCGTTTCCGACCTCGTCTATACGCAGGCCGACACCGAGGCGAAGGCGATCGCGTCCGACATCGCGGCCGAGATCGGCGGGCTGGCCGGCGCGGCGCGCGCCATGGGCGGCGTCATCGAGCAGGGCCATGCGGCCGGCATCCTTGACCGCAAGGCAGTCGTCGGCATCCTCAAGGCGAACACGGAAAAGAACAGCTTCGCGCTGGGCAGCTGGTTTGCGGAAGAACCCAACGCCTTCGACGGCCAGTCGCGCGGCATGCCCGAGCTTCTGGAGACCGGCACCTTCAAGGACGGCTCGTTCAACCCCTACTGGACGAAGCGCAAGGACGGCACGATCACGCTGTCGACCTTTGAATCCGACTACAAGGCCGAGTGGTATGCGCTGGCCGCGCAGAGCGGCAAGGGCGCCATGAGCTCGCCCTACCAGGAGACCTCCACCGGCGAAGGCCTGACGATGGCCTCCATCGCCTATCCGGTGAAGGTGGACGGCAAGATGATCGGCGTCACGGGCGTCGACGTCTCGCTGAAGACGCTGTCCGACAAGCTCAACCAGCTTCGGCCCTTCGGCGAAGGCCGCGTCATGCTGCTCTCGCAGTCCGGCAAGTGGATCGTCGCCCCCGTCGCGGACCTCCTGATGAAGGACTACGATTCGACCGGCGCCGATGTCGTGAAGGAAGCGCTTGCCAGCGGCAAGATCGGCCATATCAAGGATCTCTCCTTCGACGAGCTCGCATCGTTCGACCGCGTCGTCTATCCCTTCGCCCTGCCGGACATCAACACGACCTGGGCGGTCATCGTCGACGTGCCGCGCACCGCGATCAACGCGCCGGTGCAGGATCAGACCTATATGATGATCATCGGCGGCCTGATCGTGCTGGCGACGGTGCTTGCCGGTCTCTACTTCGCCGTGCGCACCTTCGTGCAGAAGCCGCTCGCCGGCCTCGTCGCCGACGTCGCCACGCTCGGTAAGGGCGTCTACACCCAGCCCATCGCCGGCCAGGACCGTTCCGACGAGACCGGCTCGGTCGCCAAGGCGCTCGAAGGCTTCCGCCATCAGCTCGCCGACACCAAGCGCCTGGAAGCCGAAGCGACCAACCAGCGCCAGCTGACGGAAGTCGAACGCAACCGTTCCGAAACCGAGCGCACCGAGGCGAGCGCCCTCCAGCGCGATATCGTCGCCCGCCTCGGCGACGGTCTTGCCCAGCTTTCTTCCGGCAACCTCACCTTCCGTCTCTCCGGCGATTTCCCCGGCGACTACGGCAAGCTGAAGACCGACTTCAACTCGGCCATCGCCAGCCTCGAGGAGACGATCCAGACGGTCAATGCCTCGGTCGGCAATATCGGCGGCGGCACCGGCGAAATCTCCAAGGGCGCAGCCGATCTCTCGCACCGCACCGAGCAGCAGGCGGCAAGCCTTGAAGAGACGGCCGCGGCCCTCGACCAGCTCACCTCGCAGGTCAATTCCAGCGCGGAGAATGCCCGCGTCGCCGCCAAGTCGGTGGACACGGCCAGCAACGACGCCAGCAAGTCCGGCGAAGTGGTGCAGAAGGCGATCGCCGCCATGGACGGCATCGATGGCACCTCGCGCAAGATTGCCGACATCATCGGCGTGATCGACGGCATCGCCTTCCAGACCAATATCCTGGCCCTGAACGCCGCCGTGGAAGCCGCGCGGGCCGGCGAGCAGGGCCGCGGCTTCGCGGTGGTGGCCGCCGAGGTGCGCAGCCTGGCCCAGCGCAGCGCCGAGGCGGCCAAGGAGATCAAGACCCTGATCAACACTTCGGAGGTGCAGGTGCGCGAAGGCGTCGATCTCGTCGGCAAGGCCGGTAGCGCGCTGGAGAACATCGCCGAGCAGGTCATCCAGATCAACGGCCTCATCCGGCAGATCTCGTCGTCCGCCTCCGAGCAGGCCGTCGGCCTCAAGGAGATCAATGCGGCGGTCAACCAGATGGATCAAGTGACGCAGCAGAACGCGGCGATGGTGGAGGAAACGACGGCCGCCTCGATGGCGCTGAACGACGAGGC
This region includes:
- a CDS encoding DNA recombination protein RmuC — encoded protein: MIDPALDALLSSFLARFGGPGPALVLLAAALLAVFGVLSARRSQARQREAATMAELRFAELLKAQTEMQGRVAAMAEVFGSKQSETNQAINTRLDGLTQRLGQSISEQTRATHENLRRLQERLAVIDNAQTNIQSLAKDVVGLQAILSNKQTRGAFGQSRMETIIADALPAGAYQFQAQLSNGVRPDCTIRMPNGQPPLVVDAKFPLEAWNALSDGRSPEAAKLAAHQFRRDMEVHIRDIAEKYLLVGETQDTAFLFVPSESIFASIHENFEAVVQRAHRARIVIVSPSLLMLSVQVLQALLKDQRMREQAHVIQGEVTRLMDDLTRLDDRVRKLHGHFTSAQKDVDLILTSTEKLARRGARIGELEFETVSALSQPTEKAAEGRAGSLRLRVVDED
- a CDS encoding ribokinase; protein product: MITVFGSINMDLIATPERLPKPGETVIGTSFTTAAGGKGANQALAARRAGSIVRMAGAVGDDRLGSQALALLADAAVDLNGVRSAAEATGTAHILVAEDDGENVIVVVPGANGTVTEEDAKRTVGAMTRGDYLMLQFEIPNASIEAALVAAKARGVTSVVNIAPFSPDARRLGAMADILVANETEFDLFVGKGELSAETREATMRALHGASGQTIIVTLGADGVIAIRKGEIFRADGLVIEPVDTVGAGDTFCGYLAASLDAGLAFKDALRRAAVAGSLACLKPGAQPSIPFASAVDAEV
- a CDS encoding methyl-accepting chemotaxis protein, giving the protein MFKFKAKSLATKLIAVTGGTIALVMLASNTVLIGQTQGRVSDLVYTQADTEAKAIASDIAAEIGGLAGAARAMGGVIEQGHAAGILDRKAVVGILKANTEKNSFALGSWFAEEPNAFDGQSRGMPELLETGTFKDGSFNPYWTKRKDGTITLSTFESDYKAEWYALAAQSGKGAMSSPYQETSTGEGLTMASIAYPVKVDGKMIGVTGVDVSLKTLSDKLNQLRPFGEGRVMLLSQSGKWIVAPVADLLMKDYDSTGADVVKEALASGKIGHIKDLSFDELASFDRVVYPFALPDINTTWAVIVDVPRTAINAPVQDQTYMMIIGGLIVLATVLAGLYFAVRTFVQKPLAGLVADVATLGKGVYTQPIAGQDRSDETGSVAKALEGFRHQLADTKRLEAEATNQRQLTEVERNRSETERTEASALQRDIVARLGDGLAQLSSGNLTFRLSGDFPGDYGKLKTDFNSAIASLEETIQTVNASVGNIGGGTGEISKGAADLSHRTEQQAASLEETAAALDQLTSQVNSSAENARVAAKSVDTASNDASKSGEVVQKAIAAMDGIDGTSRKIADIIGVIDGIAFQTNILALNAAVEAARAGEQGRGFAVVAAEVRSLAQRSAEAAKEIKTLINTSEVQVREGVDLVGKAGSALENIAEQVIQINGLIRQISSSASEQAVGLKEINAAVNQMDQVTQQNAAMVEETTAASMALNDEAQTLKSLVARFRAGAAAMSASQPVQQAARPQAQPQRAAYQAPRTVARAIPQVSGNTALAQDDWEEF